A window of Microcystis aeruginosa FD4 contains these coding sequences:
- a CDS encoding DNA methyltransferase, translating into MINSSVNVAERLLEINNLDRELFNYFQNKLLDSEQLSRTLVSFQGNKNQPVYRWYKYKEGFSVDLIVYLLEKYGIKQGKILDPFAGSGTTLFAAAARGLSADGIELLPIGQELIITRQILENGLNSDDIYRLEYWSNHSLWQQGDDKVKLLELPITQGAYPQENQACIESYLGLIAQENERVQGILKFALLSILESISYTRKDGQYLRWDYRSGRQQGKNIFDKGEILDFKIALHSKLREILADLEPSQQQLELFSRDYPQGKIQLYQGSCLEILPEISSEKYDSIITSPPYCNRYDYTRIYALELALLGIDQLQLKQLRQQMLSCTVENKPKELLKINEQWSPAIAITDRQKLLESVLDYLEELKSSKALNNHGIPRMIRGYFLEMSCLIYECFRVMKSSGIFCMINDNVRYAGASISVDLILSKIAEEIGFKVENILVVPNGKGNSSQQMGCHGRESLRKCIYVWRKP; encoded by the coding sequence ATGATTAATAGTTCAGTTAATGTAGCAGAAAGATTGTTAGAAATCAACAATCTCGATCGAGAATTATTTAATTATTTTCAAAACAAATTACTTGATTCTGAGCAATTATCTCGTACCCTAGTGAGTTTTCAAGGTAATAAAAATCAACCGGTTTATCGCTGGTATAAATATAAAGAGGGTTTTTCCGTTGATCTGATAGTTTATCTTCTAGAAAAATATGGTATCAAACAAGGAAAAATACTAGACCCTTTCGCCGGCAGCGGAACAACTTTATTTGCGGCGGCGGCCAGGGGTTTATCAGCAGATGGAATAGAACTATTGCCGATTGGACAGGAATTAATTATTACTAGACAAATTTTAGAGAATGGCTTAAATAGTGATGATATATATCGTCTAGAGTATTGGTCTAACCATAGCCTTTGGCAACAGGGAGATGACAAAGTTAAGTTATTAGAATTACCAATTACTCAAGGAGCATATCCCCAAGAAAATCAGGCTTGTATAGAAAGTTACTTAGGGTTGATTGCCCAAGAGAATGAGCGAGTGCAAGGGATCTTAAAATTTGCCTTACTTTCTATTCTCGAATCAATTAGCTATACTAGAAAAGATGGTCAATACCTGCGTTGGGATTATCGTTCTGGGAGACAACAGGGCAAAAATATATTTGACAAAGGGGAAATTTTAGACTTTAAAATTGCCCTCCATAGCAAGTTAAGAGAAATTCTCGCAGATTTAGAGCCTAGTCAGCAACAATTGGAACTTTTTTCTAGAGATTATCCTCAGGGAAAAATTCAACTATATCAAGGTTCTTGTCTTGAGATTTTGCCAGAGATTTCCTCAGAAAAATACGATTCTATTATTACTTCTCCTCCTTATTGTAATCGCTATGATTATACTCGTATCTACGCTTTGGAATTGGCTCTATTGGGAATAGATCAACTACAATTAAAACAATTACGTCAACAAATGCTTAGTTGCACTGTTGAAAATAAACCCAAAGAGTTACTAAAAATAAATGAACAATGGTCGCCAGCCATTGCCATAACTGATCGTCAAAAATTATTAGAAAGTGTCCTGGATTATTTAGAGGAATTAAAATCAAGCAAGGCCTTAAATAACCATGGTATTCCTCGGATGATCAGGGGGTATTTTCTGGAAATGTCTTGTCTAATTTATGAATGCTTTCGGGTTATGAAATCCTCTGGTATTTTCTGTATGATTAATGATAACGTTCGTTATGCGGGAGCTAGTATTTCTGTAGATTTAATTTTGTCAAAAATTGCTGAAGAAATTGGATTTAAAGTAGAAAATATTTTAGTAGTTCCTAATGGAAAAGGTAATAGTAGTCAGCAAATGGGATGTCATGGTAGAGAATCTTTAAGAAAATGTATTTATGTGTGGAGAAAGCCTTAA